A segment of the Cohnella algarum genome:
CATCTGGTGCAGCAATTGATCGGGCAAGTAAAGCTTCATTACGGAGAAGGCTTGTCGCTGCAGGAGTTCGCCTCCCGCCATCACATCAGCGTCGGGCACATGTCCCGCCTGTTCAAAAACGAGACGGGCGTCTCTTTTTCCGATTATTTGACGGATTTCCGGCTGGAGAAGGCGCGAAGCCTGCTGCTCGAGGATCGGCTTAGCCTGAGCGAGATCGGCGCCATGGTCGGCTACGAGGACCCGAAATATTTCAGCCAGCTGTTCAAGAAAAAATACGGCGCATCCCCGAACAAATGGCGCATGGAAAAATAATCCCCCCCAATACGCAAAATCGTCCGCATTCAAGGGGGAGCGGAAGCGCTTATAATGAGCAGCGGAAGCCAAATTCAAGGAGGTACGAACCGCTATGCAAATCAGAAAAAAAGGGGCCGGTCTCCTGGCGCTGGCGCTCGGGTTCGCGCTCGTTGCAAGCGCTTGCGGATCGAACGGAGAAGGCGGAGCTTCGCCGTCCGCGGCGGGCGGAAGCCCGTCTTCGTCCGCATCGGGAAAAACGGAAACGGTTACGCTGAAAGCGTATACGACCTCGGGCAGCGAAAAGGAAGCGCTCGACCAGTTGAACCAGAAGTTCAGCGAAGAGAATCCGAACATCAAAATCGAGCTGGAGGTCGCCCCGGAGGATCAATATTCGACGGTCATCAAAACGCGTCTCGCGGCCGGCGACGCGCCGGATTTGTTCACCGTCTGGCCGGGAAAAAAGAAGGATCCGTTCGCGAGCGCCGGCTACCTGCTGGACCTATCCGGGGAAAGCTGGGTATCGAGGCTGCCGGACTCGGCCAAATCGGTCGCTTCCTATGACGGCAAAGTTTACGGCATGCCGGCGGATCAGCACGTCATCGGCGTCATTTACAATAAGGCGCTGTTCAAGGAACTGAATCTGGAAATCCCCAAAACGTGGGAGCAATTTCTCGATACGGCGAAAAAGATCAAGGACGCGGGCAAAATTCTGCTTGCGGTCGGCTTCAAGGACCTGTGGATTACGCAGCTGATCGCGTATCCGATGATCGCGAATTCGATTTACGCGAATACGCCGGACTTCGACCGGCAAATGTACGACGGCAAGGCGACGTTCGCGGACTCCGCGTGGAAGCAAACGATGGAGGATTACGTGGCGCTCAAGGAATACTTCAACGACGGCCTGATGGGCACGACCTACGACCAGACGGCGCAGCTGATCGCTTCCGGGCAAGCGGCGATGGTCGTCAACGGTTCGTTCATGATTCCGAACCTGCGGGCGCTGAAGGAAGACCTGGACCTGGGCATGTTCCCGCTCCCGTATACGGACGGCAGCAAGGAAGCGTGGATTTCCGTCGGCCCGGGCGCGTTCTGGGCGGTCAACGCGAAGACGGCTTACCCCGAAGAGGCGAAAACCTATTTGGAATTCATGTCCCGGCCGGAAAACAACCGGATCTGGCTGAACGGCAAAAAAGCGTTCCCGGTGTTTACGGACGCCTCGGTCGAGCTCGACCCCGCCCTCAAGGATATGGAGCCGTACATGAGCGGCGGCACCTACCCGTTTTTGGACATCAACTGGCCGGCTGGCGTTCAGGATACGCTGTTCACGGAAATCCAGAGCGTGTTCTCCGGAGGGGAGAGCATCGACGGCATGCTGAAGAAGCTGGACGAAGCCTTCCAGCGAAACAAGGATAAGGTCTAAAGAGAGAACGGAATAGGCGAAGGACAGCGGCGCAGGAATCCGCCGGACGCGGCGCGGCGCTGTCCTTTTCGGGATGGAGGGCGACCGTATGGCAAGTCGAAAAAGAACGGGCAAGCTCGCGTTCAAAGCCTCGGACCTGCTGTTTCTGCTGCCGGGCTTGCTCGTTTACACGATTTTTCTCAGTTATCCTGCGCTTAGCAGCTTCTACTACAGCATGACCGACTGGAACGGGCTGTCGCCGGAATTGTCGTTTATCGGATTGGACAACTTCCGGCGCTTGTGGGCGGACGACGCCTTCTGGCGCACGCTGCGCAACACGCTCGCGTTCGCGCTCGGACTCGTCGTTTTTTTGAACCTTATCGCCTTTTTGGCCGCCCTGGCGCTGGACGGAAACGGACGGATCCGCAAGACGCTTCGCGTGCTCTTCCTGATCCCGACCCTGCTCAGCGGCTTGTCGATCGGCTATATGTGGAGCTATATGTACTCCCCGATTTTCGGGGTCATCAATTCGGCGCTCGACGCGGTCGGACTCGGCGCGCTCAAGCAGGACTGGCTCGGAGATCCGAAGCTGGCGTTGCCGAGCGTCATCTTCGCGCATATGTGGCAGTGGACCGGCTTTCATATGATTATTTTTCTCGGGGCGCTGCAAAGCGTGTCCAAGGAGCTTCTCGAAGCGGCGGAAATCGACGGCGCGGGTCCGTGGAAGCGGCTGCTGAACGTCACCGTTCCCCAGGTGCGGCCGGCGTTTACGGTCAGCGTCATTCTGGCGACGATCGGAGGGCTTAAAGTGTTCGACACGATCATGATCATGACGCAGGGCGGGCCGGGCGGCGCGACCGATTCGCTCAGCACGCTTCTGTACCGGATGGCGTTCAATTTCAACGACATGGGCTACGCTTCGGCCATCGGGCTCGTCATGCTGGCCTTCATCATGCTGATTTCATACGCGCAGCTTCGCGTGCTGCGGGCGGGAGGCGAATGACGATGACCGCAAAAGGCTGGATAGGCGGAGTCCGCCTCGTTTTTTTGGCAATTTGGTCGGTCGTCGTGCTGGTGCCGCTCTGGATGCTGCTGTCGATCGCCTTCAAGACGCCGTCGGAGTTTCTCGAAAATCCGTTCGGCTTGCCGGCCTCGATCCGGCTCGACAATTTCGTCTCCTCCTGGACGCAGGCCTCGCTCGGCCTTGCGCTCGGCAACAGCCTGCTCGTCACCGCGATCTCCCTCGCGGCGCTCGTGCTGTTCGGCTCCGCGGCGGCTTACGCGCTGGCGCGCGGCAGCTCCCGGATCCACCGGGCGCTGTATGCATACTTTTTGCTCGGCTTGATGGTGCCGTTCCAGATCGCCATGATCCCGCTGTACAAAGTTTTCCGGACGTTCGAACTGATCAACAAAATTCCGGGAGGCGCCCTCGCTTACGTGGCGGTGACGATTCCGTTCGTCGTCTTCCTGTTTTTCGAATTCGTCCGCGCGCTGCCGGCCGATCTGGAGGAGGCGGCGTCCATCGACGGCTGCGGGCGCGTCCGCGCGTTCGCGCTGATCGTGTTTCCGCTGCTGAAGCCGGTTACGGCGACGGTCGTCATCACGAACTGCATCAGCATCTGGAACGACTTCATGGTTCCTCTGCTGTTTTTGCAGAAGTCGTCGGTCCGCACGATCCCGATCGCCATCTATTCCTTTACCGGCGAGTACAACAACCAATGGCCGCTCATTTTCGCCGGCGTCGTCATCTCTTCCCTGCCGATGGTCATCGCCTTCCTGCTGCTGCAAAAGCAGTTCATCAAGGGGATGGTCAGCGGCGCGGTCAAAGGGTGAGCGGCGGGCCCCCGGATTTCCCGGACCCGTTATCCGTGCGAATTGAACTCCCTCGGGTTCTTTCCGAAGGGAGTTTTTTTCGTTTCATTCGCTATAGGCGCTTTGTCGGCGCCGTTCAGGGGAAATAAAAAGACGCCCCGGGACACGCGGCCAGACAAATGGCCGCGATGTCGGCGCGTCTTACAGCATTTCCGAGTCGATGATTCGCCAATGGTATTTCAGCAAGGCGTCGAGGGCGTCTTTATCCTTCGCGCGAAAATGTTCGAGAATTTGGTGGTGCTCGTTGTTCACTTCTTGAAGAACCCTGGCCATCCGTTCCTTGTCTTCGCTTAGGTAGGACTGGCGGATAAAGCTGTTCTTGAGCAGATGCAGCGTTTCGATCAGCGTAGGGTTATCGCATTTTTGGATATAGACTTCATGGAAGCGGTATTGATCGTTGTAATAATGAGAAAAGTCGCCGCGCCGGATGTCCTCGTCGATCTTGACGGCAATGGCGGTCATTTCGGCCATATCCGCATCGGCGAGATGCTCGATCGCCAACGAGGCGGCCAATGCTTCCA
Coding sequences within it:
- a CDS encoding ABC transporter substrate-binding protein — encoded protein: MQIRKKGAGLLALALGFALVASACGSNGEGGASPSAAGGSPSSSASGKTETVTLKAYTTSGSEKEALDQLNQKFSEENPNIKIELEVAPEDQYSTVIKTRLAAGDAPDLFTVWPGKKKDPFASAGYLLDLSGESWVSRLPDSAKSVASYDGKVYGMPADQHVIGVIYNKALFKELNLEIPKTWEQFLDTAKKIKDAGKILLAVGFKDLWITQLIAYPMIANSIYANTPDFDRQMYDGKATFADSAWKQTMEDYVALKEYFNDGLMGTTYDQTAQLIASGQAAMVVNGSFMIPNLRALKEDLDLGMFPLPYTDGSKEAWISVGPGAFWAVNAKTAYPEEAKTYLEFMSRPENNRIWLNGKKAFPVFTDASVELDPALKDMEPYMSGGTYPFLDINWPAGVQDTLFTEIQSVFSGGESIDGMLKKLDEAFQRNKDKV
- a CDS encoding carbohydrate ABC transporter permease, with protein sequence MASRKRTGKLAFKASDLLFLLPGLLVYTIFLSYPALSSFYYSMTDWNGLSPELSFIGLDNFRRLWADDAFWRTLRNTLAFALGLVVFLNLIAFLAALALDGNGRIRKTLRVLFLIPTLLSGLSIGYMWSYMYSPIFGVINSALDAVGLGALKQDWLGDPKLALPSVIFAHMWQWTGFHMIIFLGALQSVSKELLEAAEIDGAGPWKRLLNVTVPQVRPAFTVSVILATIGGLKVFDTIMIMTQGGPGGATDSLSTLLYRMAFNFNDMGYASAIGLVMLAFIMLISYAQLRVLRAGGE
- a CDS encoding carbohydrate ABC transporter permease, coding for MTAKGWIGGVRLVFLAIWSVVVLVPLWMLLSIAFKTPSEFLENPFGLPASIRLDNFVSSWTQASLGLALGNSLLVTAISLAALVLFGSAAAYALARGSSRIHRALYAYFLLGLMVPFQIAMIPLYKVFRTFELINKIPGGALAYVAVTIPFVVFLFFEFVRALPADLEEAASIDGCGRVRAFALIVFPLLKPVTATVVITNCISIWNDFMVPLLFLQKSSVRTIPIAIYSFTGEYNNQWPLIFAGVVISSLPMVIAFLLLQKQFIKGMVSGAVKG
- a CDS encoding GntR family transcriptional regulator — protein: MQAPRYQSLKDHVYNYIVNKIQDGALLPNQKINEAEICKKLDISRTPTREALFQLTSDNLLEYIPRRGFIVKPLDAKKKLDVSQIIGSLEALAASLAIEHLADADMAEMTAIAVKIDEDIRRGDFSHYYNDQYRFHEVYIQKCDNPTLIETLHLLKNSFIRQSYLSEDKERMARVLQEVNNEHHQILEHFRAKDKDALDALLKYHWRIIDSEML